A part of Halobaculum sp. MBLA0143 genomic DNA contains:
- the ribB gene encoding 3,4-dihydroxy-2-butanone-4-phosphate synthase codes for MSHQRAGLDAAVGAFRAGEPVLIHDFDDREGETDLVYPAGAVTAADVTRLRNDAGGLICVAVPDDAATAFGLPFLADQLDHPAAADHDLSYDDRSSFSLPVNHRETFTGITDEDRALTIAELAAATDIARSDRAYDPETFAESFRAPGHVHVLRGAPDGLADRTGHTELGLALADAAGVSPAVVVCEMLDDETGHALSPEAGRAYADRHGFPYVEGSELVDRLV; via the coding sequence GTGAGCCACCAGCGTGCCGGGCTGGACGCGGCCGTCGGGGCGTTCCGCGCCGGCGAGCCCGTCCTGATCCACGACTTCGACGACCGAGAGGGGGAGACCGACCTCGTCTACCCCGCCGGCGCGGTGACGGCGGCGGACGTGACGCGGCTCCGCAACGACGCCGGCGGCCTGATCTGTGTCGCGGTGCCGGACGACGCCGCGACGGCGTTCGGGCTCCCGTTCCTGGCCGACCAGCTCGACCACCCCGCAGCGGCCGATCACGACCTCTCGTACGACGACCGGTCGTCGTTCTCGCTGCCGGTGAACCACCGCGAGACGTTCACCGGGATCACGGACGAGGACCGCGCGCTGACGATCGCCGAACTGGCGGCGGCGACCGACATCGCTCGCAGCGACCGAGCGTACGACCCCGAGACGTTCGCCGAGTCGTTCCGCGCGCCGGGTCACGTCCACGTCCTGCGTGGCGCACCGGACGGACTCGCCGACCGAACTGGCCACACGGAACTGGGGCTCGCGCTTGCTGATGCCGCCGGCGTCTCGCCGGCCGTCGTCGTCTGTGAGATGCTGGACGACGAGACCGGTCACGCGCTCTCGCCCGAGGCCGGCCGGGCGTACGCCGACCGCCACGGCTTCCCGTACGTCGAGGGGAGTGAACTCGTCGACCGACTCGTCTGA
- a CDS encoding DUF4440 domain-containing protein, translated as MTVADDTRREVRELHEFFAAWFRGDREQERFDRVAGALAPTFRLVRPDGTETDREAVLEGVRAARGTEAPSFRIDVRDLRVRRRLDDHCLVTYEEWQHRDGAWDGRRSTALLARESSAPTGVVWLDLQETRTDGDEPPDDDGGV; from the coding sequence GTGACAGTCGCCGACGACACTCGCCGGGAGGTACGGGAGCTACACGAGTTCTTCGCGGCCTGGTTCCGGGGGGACCGCGAACAAGAGCGCTTCGACCGGGTCGCCGGGGCGCTGGCGCCGACTTTCCGACTCGTTCGCCCGGACGGGACGGAGACGGACCGCGAGGCGGTGTTGGAGGGCGTCCGGGCGGCCCGCGGGACGGAGGCGCCGTCGTTCCGGATCGACGTGCGTGACCTCCGGGTGCGCCGGCGACTCGACGATCACTGTCTCGTCACCTACGAGGAGTGGCAGCACCGCGACGGAGCGTGGGACGGCCGGCGGTCGACCGCGTTGTTGGCCCGCGAGTCGTCCGCGCCCACCGGTGTCGTCTGGCTCGACCTCCAAGAGACTCGGACAGACGGGGACGAGCCGCCGGACGACGACGGAGGAGTTTAG
- the glnA gene encoding type I glutamate--ammonia ligase: protein MTSEHTSPDGGLDAAEQDVIDKIEQEGVDFLRLQFTDILGTVKNVSVPASQAEKAFTEGIYFDGSSIEGFVRIQESDMRLDPDPETFAVLPWRADSDGSAARLVCDVIDTSTGEPFSGDPRTVLKDAIDRASELGYEVNAGPEPEFFVFETDADGAPTTDTHDAGGYFDLAPKDLASDLRREIIYNLESMGFEVEASHHEVAEGQHEIDFKYADALTTADNIATFRSVVRATTAQSDAHATFMPKPIAGINGSGMHTHLSLFEDGENAFHDGDDEFNLSGTAKSFLAGILEHAPALTAVCNPTVNSYKRLVPGYEAPVYVAWSDVNRSALIRKPAARVPAASRIELRSPDPSCNPYLALAAMIHAGLDGVENDLEAPDPVRENIYEFDEATREEYGIDTLPPNLGAAVEALEDDEVVTDALGDHIAEKFVEAKTAEYDEYRASVSEWEIDRYLAKY from the coding sequence ATGACGAGCGAACACACGTCGCCCGACGGCGGGCTCGACGCAGCAGAGCAGGACGTGATCGACAAGATCGAGCAGGAGGGGGTCGACTTCCTCCGGCTCCAGTTCACGGACATTCTGGGGACGGTGAAGAACGTCTCCGTCCCGGCCTCACAGGCCGAGAAGGCGTTCACCGAGGGAATCTACTTCGACGGCTCCTCTATCGAAGGGTTCGTCCGGATCCAGGAGTCGGACATGCGGCTGGACCCGGATCCGGAGACGTTCGCAGTGTTACCGTGGCGTGCCGACAGCGACGGGAGCGCCGCGCGGCTCGTGTGTGACGTGATCGACACGTCCACCGGGGAGCCGTTCTCCGGCGACCCGCGGACCGTACTGAAAGACGCCATCGACCGCGCCTCCGAGCTGGGGTACGAGGTCAACGCCGGGCCGGAGCCGGAGTTCTTCGTGTTCGAGACGGATGCGGACGGCGCGCCCACGACGGACACTCACGACGCCGGCGGGTACTTCGACCTCGCGCCGAAGGACCTCGCCAGCGACCTCCGGCGGGAGATCATCTACAACCTGGAGTCGATGGGGTTCGAGGTGGAGGCGAGCCACCACGAGGTCGCGGAGGGGCAACACGAGATCGACTTCAAGTACGCCGACGCCCTCACCACGGCCGACAACATCGCCACCTTCCGGTCGGTCGTCCGCGCGACGACGGCTCAGTCGGACGCCCACGCGACGTTCATGCCGAAGCCGATCGCCGGCATCAACGGCTCCGGCATGCACACCCACCTCTCCCTGTTCGAGGACGGTGAGAACGCCTTCCACGACGGGGACGACGAGTTCAACCTCTCGGGGACGGCGAAGTCGTTCCTCGCCGGGATCCTGGAGCACGCGCCGGCGCTGACGGCCGTCTGCAACCCGACGGTGAACTCCTACAAGCGGCTCGTTCCGGGCTACGAGGCCCCGGTGTACGTCGCCTGGTCGGACGTGAACCGTTCGGCGCTGATCCGGAAGCCGGCCGCGCGCGTCCCCGCGGCCTCCCGGATCGAGCTCCGGTCGCCCGACCCGTCGTGTAACCCGTACCTGGCGCTGGCGGCGATGATCCACGCCGGGCTCGACGGCGTCGAGAACGACCTGGAGGCCCCCGACCCCGTTCGGGAGAACATCTACGAGTTCGACGAGGCCACCCGCGAGGAGTACGGCATCGACACGCTGCCGCCGAACCTCGGCGCCGCCGTCGAGGCGCTGGAAGACGACGAGGTCGTCACGGACGCGCTGGGCGACCACATCGCCGAGAAGTTCGTCGAGGCCAAGACCGCCGAGTACGACGAGTACCGCGCCAGCGTCTCCGAGTGGGAGATCGACCGTTACCTGGCGAAGTACTGA
- a CDS encoding AMP-binding protein, with protein sequence MTDSRRRDGDTEPCPNATVVGDLVGRGRRSPAPAVHAAARDRTYSYFDLCNTAAKAGNVLRHVGVRPGDTVAVEPRRAPEVAFTALGAWLIGATVAPTVAPGEAGDARALVVAAAAESAVTAPPGTSLVVFGDAPTTDGATHWEAEVWSENPAAPPAPTTADDTAVSLVDAADTPDATPVSHDRLLGLAGAAVDAAEIDARTAVVAAGDPASPRAIATGLLAPLAAAGTTVSVDGPTPSASDAPAAPDNRPTADETAVGEAVAAARELDGVERVVTVGGDGGADATLSPSELSP encoded by the coding sequence GTGACCGACAGCAGACGCCGCGACGGCGACACGGAGCCGTGTCCGAACGCCACCGTCGTCGGCGACCTCGTGGGGCGAGGACGACGCAGCCCGGCACCGGCAGTCCACGCCGCCGCCAGGGACCGCACGTACAGCTACTTCGACCTGTGTAACACGGCCGCGAAGGCCGGCAACGTCCTCAGACACGTCGGCGTCCGGCCGGGCGACACGGTCGCGGTCGAGCCCCGACGCGCGCCGGAGGTCGCTTTCACCGCGCTCGGAGCGTGGCTGATCGGCGCGACCGTCGCGCCGACCGTCGCCCCGGGCGAGGCCGGCGACGCCCGCGCGCTCGTCGTCGCCGCCGCGGCGGAGTCGGCCGTGACCGCCCCGCCGGGGACGAGTCTGGTCGTGTTCGGCGACGCACCGACGACGGACGGCGCCACCCACTGGGAGGCGGAGGTGTGGAGCGAGAACCCCGCCGCCCCGCCGGCGCCGACGACGGCCGACGACACGGCCGTCAGTCTCGTCGACGCGGCCGACACCCCGGACGCGACCCCCGTCTCACACGACCGACTGCTCGGTCTCGCCGGCGCGGCCGTCGACGCCGCCGAGATCGACGCCCGGACGGCGGTCGTCGCCGCCGGCGACCCCGCGAGCCCGCGGGCGATCGCCACCGGGCTCCTCGCGCCGCTCGCGGCCGCCGGGACCACAGTGTCGGTGGACGGCCCGACGCCGTCGGCGTCGGACGCGCCCGCGGCACCCGACAACCGTCCGACGGCAGACGAGACTGCGGTCGGGGAGGCCGTCGCCGCCGCTCGCGAACTGGACGGCGTCGAACGGGTCGTGACCGTCGGTGGAGACGGCGGCGCAGACGCGACGCTGTCTCCGTCGGAACTGTCGCCGTAG
- a CDS encoding 2Fe-2S iron-sulfur cluster-binding protein codes for MTDDATDDPTTDDDATDDPTTVTVHQDGETTEVSATSGEPLRDALLRADLSPYTRLTERANCGGRGLCATCGVRLRSEESPGHWHDRLADRFGYPRLSCQIPVADGLEVVLVDDKRVWGGRE; via the coding sequence GTGACCGACGACGCGACCGACGACCCTACGACCGACGACGACGCGACCGACGACCCTACGACCGTCACCGTCCACCAGGACGGCGAGACGACGGAAGTGTCCGCCACGTCGGGCGAGCCGCTCCGAGACGCCCTCCTGCGCGCCGACCTGTCGCCGTACACCCGACTGACCGAGCGCGCCAACTGCGGCGGCCGCGGGCTGTGTGCCACCTGTGGCGTCCGTCTCCGCTCCGAGGAGTCGCCCGGCCACTGGCACGACCGGCTGGCCGACCGCTTCGGCTACCCCCGGCTCTCCTGTCAGATCCCCGTTGCCGACGGGCTGGAGGTGGTGCTCGTCGACGACAAGCGGGTGTGGGGTGGACGAGAGTGA
- a CDS encoding uracil-DNA glycosylase family protein codes for MDADQRDFENPYGMDTDCRNCPALADCREQVVHGYGDVGGEFLVLGEAPSAGAEANGVPFTGDAAGRRLQGLLGDLGLSRSSPDADRPDLQNVFCTYLTRCRHPERSATDEEVRNCEPFLNAEVRMINPEIILPVGQRVLEALAVEYTTRSPDSFDAAAEHATTVRGRGFELVPAKPFDEQTDAETDALRDHLLENVMARDYRQTKGRRER; via the coding sequence GTGGACGCCGACCAGCGCGACTTCGAGAACCCGTACGGGATGGACACGGACTGTCGAAACTGCCCTGCGCTCGCAGACTGCCGGGAGCAGGTGGTCCACGGCTACGGCGACGTGGGTGGAGAGTTTCTCGTCCTCGGAGAGGCGCCGTCGGCGGGCGCAGAGGCGAACGGGGTGCCGTTCACCGGGGACGCGGCCGGCCGGCGGCTCCAGGGCCTCCTGGGTGATCTCGGGCTGTCGCGGTCGTCGCCGGACGCCGACCGGCCGGACCTCCAGAACGTCTTCTGCACGTACCTGACGCGGTGTCGGCACCCGGAGCGGTCGGCGACCGACGAGGAGGTCCGCAACTGTGAGCCGTTCCTCAACGCCGAGGTGCGGATGATCAACCCCGAGATCATCCTCCCGGTCGGCCAACGCGTGTTGGAGGCGCTGGCGGTGGAGTACACCACACGGTCGCCGGACAGCTTCGACGCCGCCGCCGAGCACGCGACGACCGTGCGGGGTCGTGGGTTCGAACTCGTGCCGGCGAAGCCGTTCGACGAACAGACGGACGCGGAGACGGACGCGCTGCGGGACCACCTCCTGGAGAACGTCATGGCGCGGGACTACCGCCAGACGAAGGGGCGGCGGGAACGGTAG
- a CDS encoding phytoene/squalene synthase family protein — protein MSEDAARPVVDDDAADLDWCHDAVRGVSRTFALTVDVLDEPMSSYVCLGYLVCRVADTVEDAEHVPPAEQAALLETYDAVLDPEDPTTAAEFRRTVDEWLPPESERSDDWAVVAQTERVVATFDALPADVRAAVVPPARELVSGMAEFVRRYADEGGLRIDDRAELDEYCYYAAGTVGNLVTNLLTRGNLSEERVETLYDTAEEFGLLLQLVNVAKDVHDDFTEENNVYLPATWLADEGVPQDEVIASQNRTAVGRVVDRTASYAQTFLDDAQTYLEHVPIVDGNTLEAWAVPFLLAVGTLRELSTTPERAVDGRGVKVSREEVFAVVAAASERDRDSLPALREAIAAEPLHGAGLSAD, from the coding sequence ATGTCTGAGGACGCTGCCCGCCCCGTCGTCGACGACGACGCCGCCGATCTCGACTGGTGTCACGACGCCGTCAGGGGTGTCTCGCGGACGTTCGCCCTGACTGTGGACGTACTAGATGAACCGATGTCGTCGTACGTCTGTCTCGGCTACCTAGTCTGTCGAGTCGCAGACACCGTCGAGGACGCGGAACACGTCCCGCCGGCGGAGCAGGCGGCGTTGCTGGAGACGTACGACGCCGTGTTGGACCCGGAGGACCCGACGACCGCCGCGGAGTTCCGGCGGACCGTCGACGAGTGGCTCCCGCCGGAGTCCGAGCGGTCGGACGACTGGGCGGTGGTGGCCCAGACGGAGCGTGTCGTCGCCACCTTCGACGCGCTGCCGGCGGACGTGCGCGCCGCCGTCGTCCCGCCGGCCCGGGAGCTCGTCTCCGGGATGGCGGAGTTCGTCCGCCGGTACGCCGACGAGGGCGGGCTCCGGATCGACGACCGGGCGGAGCTGGACGAGTACTGCTACTACGCCGCCGGCACGGTCGGCAACCTCGTCACGAACCTCCTCACCCGCGGGAACCTCTCGGAGGAGCGCGTCGAGACGCTGTACGACACCGCAGAGGAGTTCGGCCTCCTGCTCCAGCTCGTCAACGTCGCCAAGGACGTCCACGACGACTTCACCGAGGAGAACAACGTCTACCTCCCGGCCACCTGGCTGGCCGACGAGGGGGTCCCACAGGACGAGGTGATCGCCTCACAGAATCGCACCGCCGTCGGCCGGGTCGTCGACCGGACGGCGTCGTACGCCCAGACGTTCCTGGACGACGCCCAGACGTACCTGGAACACGTCCCGATCGTGGACGGCAACACGCTGGAGGCGTGGGCCGTCCCGTTTCTGCTCGCCGTCGGCACCCTCCGCGAGCTGTCCACGACGCCGGAGCGAGCCGTCGACGGCCGTGGCGTGAAGGTGAGCCGCGAGGAGGTGTTCGCCGTCGTCGCCGCCGCCAGCGAGCGCGACCGCGACTCGCTCCCGGCGCTCCGGGAGGCCATCGCCGCCGAACCACTCCACGGAGCCGGTCTCTCTGCGGACTGA
- a CDS encoding FAD-binding protein, protein MYEHDVIVVGAGGAGLRAAIAAQEEGADVAIVSKLHPVRSHTGAAEGGINAALRDADSWQDHAYDTMKGSDYLGDAPAIETLTQESPEEVIQLEHWGMAFSRDDDGRVSQRPFGGLSFPRTTYAGAETGHQLLHTMYEQLVKRGIEVYDEWYVMDMAVTEEERPADRSCHGVVGYDIQTGEISGFRARDGVILATGGLGQVYDHTTNAVANTGDGVAMAYRAGVPIEDMEFIQFHPTTLPSTGVLITEGVRGEGGILYNADGERFMFEHGYANNDGELASRDVVSRAELTEVNEGRGIEDEYVHLDMRHLGEDRIVDRLENIVHLSKDFEGVDPLDEPMPVKPGQHYAMGGIETNEHGETCVDGLYAAGECACASVHGSNRLGGNALPELIVFGKMAGYHAAGKDMGEAEIDTGQRGDYELGEVDPGVDVGAVHPAGDAVADGGVAAEPGTGSPTDVVAREVERQEARVERLMTREDGISHSAVRDEIQETMTEYVNVFREEDGLQQALAEIREAREAYQDVAVSDPSRTFNTDLIHTIETRNVIDLAEAITLGALARDEFRGAHWRAEHTERKDDEWLKHTLLSWNDGEPELWYRPVVLEGEDKAYEPKVRSY, encoded by the coding sequence ATGTATGAACACGACGTGATCGTTGTCGGTGCGGGCGGCGCGGGACTGCGTGCCGCAATCGCCGCCCAAGAGGAGGGCGCCGACGTGGCGATCGTCTCGAAGCTCCACCCGGTTCGATCGCACACGGGCGCCGCAGAGGGGGGTATCAACGCGGCCCTCCGGGACGCGGACTCCTGGCAGGACCACGCCTACGACACGATGAAGGGGTCGGACTACCTCGGTGACGCCCCGGCCATCGAGACCCTGACCCAGGAGAGTCCCGAGGAGGTCATCCAGTTGGAGCACTGGGGAATGGCCTTCTCTCGGGACGACGACGGCCGAGTGTCTCAGCGTCCGTTCGGCGGACTGTCGTTCCCGCGGACCACCTACGCCGGCGCCGAGACCGGTCACCAGCTGCTCCACACGATGTACGAGCAGCTCGTCAAGCGCGGGATCGAGGTGTACGACGAGTGGTACGTGATGGACATGGCCGTGACGGAGGAGGAACGGCCGGCGGACCGTTCGTGTCACGGCGTCGTCGGCTACGACATCCAGACCGGAGAGATCTCCGGGTTCCGAGCGCGCGACGGCGTGATTCTCGCTACCGGCGGGCTCGGCCAGGTGTACGACCACACCACCAACGCCGTCGCCAACACCGGCGACGGGGTGGCGATGGCGTACCGCGCCGGCGTCCCCATCGAGGACATGGAGTTCATCCAGTTCCACCCGACGACGCTCCCGTCGACGGGTGTGCTCATCACGGAGGGGGTCCGTGGCGAGGGTGGTATCCTCTACAACGCCGACGGGGAGCGGTTCATGTTCGAACACGGCTACGCGAACAACGACGGGGAGCTCGCCTCCCGCGACGTGGTCTCCCGGGCGGAGCTGACGGAGGTCAACGAGGGCCGCGGAATCGAGGACGAGTACGTCCACCTCGACATGCGACACCTCGGGGAAGACCGGATCGTCGACCGGCTGGAGAACATCGTCCACCTCTCGAAGGACTTCGAGGGGGTCGACCCGTTGGACGAGCCGATGCCGGTCAAGCCCGGCCAGCACTACGCGATGGGCGGCATCGAGACGAACGAACACGGGGAGACGTGTGTCGACGGCCTGTACGCCGCCGGCGAGTGTGCGTGTGCGTCCGTCCACGGCTCCAACCGACTCGGCGGCAACGCCCTGCCGGAGCTGATCGTGTTCGGTAAGATGGCGGGCTACCACGCCGCCGGCAAGGACATGGGTGAAGCAGAGATCGACACCGGCCAGCGCGGCGACTACGAACTCGGCGAGGTCGACCCCGGCGTCGACGTCGGCGCCGTGCACCCGGCCGGCGACGCCGTCGCCGACGGTGGTGTCGCGGCCGAACCGGGCACGGGGAGCCCGACGGACGTCGTCGCCCGCGAGGTGGAGCGCCAGGAGGCCCGTGTCGAACGACTGATGACCCGCGAAGACGGGATCAGTCACTCTGCGGTCCGCGACGAGATCCAGGAGACGATGACGGAGTACGTCAACGTCTTCCGGGAGGAGGATGGCCTCCAGCAGGCGCTCGCGGAGATCCGCGAGGCCCGCGAGGCCTACCAGGACGTTGCCGTCTCCGACCCCTCGCGGACGTTCAACACCGACCTGATCCACACCATCGAGACTCGCAACGTGATCGACCTCGCGGAGGCGATCACGCTCGGTGCGCTCGCCCGCGACGAGTTCCGTGGCGCCCACTGGCGCGCAGAACACACGGAACGGAAGGACGACGAGTGGCTCAAGCACACGTTGTTGTCCTGGAACGACGGCGAGCCGGAGCTGTGGTACCGGCCGGTCGTCCTCGAAGGCGAGGACAAGGCGTACGAGCCGAAGGTCCGTTCGTACTGA
- a CDS encoding DUF120 domain-containing protein — protein MATSASTVGHAEVAALKTVALKGGFAEPVKISCSALGERLEASSQTASRRLQRLESAGLVDREVVSDGQWVSITTDGERRLRGEYADYRRIFEGGAGVALEGTVTSGMGEGRHYIALPGYMEQFRERLNYEPFHGTLNVDLTEESVRARAGLDSVGGVWIDGWEGDERTYGPATCYRASVETADGDSFDPCHVIVPERTHHDEQQLEVIAPVKLRTELDLADDDHVTVRIVEAGGGSDEPDDDRGASA, from the coding sequence ATGGCAACGAGCGCATCGACCGTCGGCCACGCGGAGGTCGCCGCGTTGAAGACGGTCGCGCTGAAGGGCGGATTCGCCGAGCCGGTGAAGATCTCCTGTTCCGCGCTGGGCGAGCGCCTGGAGGCGTCGAGTCAGACGGCCTCGCGACGGCTCCAACGGCTGGAGTCCGCGGGGCTCGTCGACCGAGAGGTAGTGAGCGACGGGCAGTGGGTGTCGATCACGACGGACGGCGAACGACGGCTCCGCGGGGAGTACGCGGACTACCGCCGGATCTTCGAGGGCGGAGCCGGTGTCGCCTTGGAGGGGACCGTCACCAGCGGCATGGGCGAGGGGCGCCACTACATCGCGCTCCCGGGGTACATGGAACAGTTCCGCGAACGGCTGAACTACGAGCCGTTCCACGGGACGCTCAACGTCGACCTCACCGAAGAGAGCGTGCGGGCCCGCGCCGGTCTCGACTCCGTCGGGGGGGTCTGGATCGACGGCTGGGAGGGTGACGAACGGACGTACGGCCCGGCGACGTGTTACCGGGCGAGCGTCGAGACGGCCGACGGCGACAGCTTCGACCCGTGTCACGTGATCGTTCCCGAGCGCACCCACCACGACGAACAACAGTTGGAGGTGATCGCGCCCGTGAAGCTCCGCACGGAGTTGGACCTCGCGGACGACGACCACGTCACGGTTCGGATCGTCGAAGCGGGCGGCGGGAGTGACGAACCGGACGACGACAGAGGTGCGTCGGCGTGA
- a CDS encoding archaeal proteasome endopeptidase complex subunit alpha: MRGNDQQAYDRGTSLFSPDGRIYQVEYAREAVSRGAPSVGVRTQEGIVFAAETQSSSPLMVDESIEKLHKLDDHLGTTNAGHVADARQLIDYARRMAQGDRLRYGEPVGVETVAKYVTDHIQENTQRGGTRPYGAALLIGGVEDGEPRLFGADPSGTPREWKATAIGGSRGDLQQFLEDNWTADLGLEDGVSVALEALAEVGDEVESDAFTVATISTEEGYRTLTDDEVATRVDGLALDEE, from the coding sequence ATGAGAGGTAACGACCAGCAGGCGTACGACCGTGGAACCTCGTTGTTCTCCCCGGACGGCCGGATCTACCAGGTCGAGTACGCCCGCGAGGCGGTGTCGCGTGGCGCGCCGTCCGTCGGCGTCCGGACCCAGGAGGGGATCGTGTTCGCCGCCGAGACCCAGTCGTCCTCGCCGCTGATGGTCGACGAGAGCATCGAGAAGCTCCACAAGCTGGACGACCACCTCGGCACGACCAACGCCGGCCACGTCGCCGACGCGCGACAGCTGATCGACTACGCTCGGCGGATGGCCCAGGGTGACCGGCTACGCTACGGCGAGCCGGTCGGCGTGGAGACGGTGGCGAAGTACGTCACCGACCACATTCAGGAGAACACCCAGCGAGGCGGGACGCGACCGTACGGTGCCGCGCTCCTGATCGGCGGCGTGGAGGACGGTGAACCGCGCCTGTTCGGTGCCGACCCCTCCGGCACCCCGCGAGAGTGGAAGGCGACCGCCATCGGCGGCTCCCGCGGTGACCTCCAGCAGTTCCTCGAAGACAACTGGACGGCCGACCTCGGGTTAGAGGACGGAGTCAGCGTCGCCTTGGAGGCGCTGGCAGAGGTCGGCGACGAGGTGGAGTCCGACGCGTTCACCGTCGCCACCATCTCCACCGAGGAGGGCTACCGGACGCTGACCGACGACGAGGTCGCAACCCGCGTCGACGGGCTCGCCCTCGACGAGGAGTAG
- the lrp gene encoding HTH-type transcriptional regulator Lrp, which produces MTYENLDAKLINALLGDGRASLRSLGEDLDVSVTTVSNHLQDLEEDGVIRGYSPSVNYDRLGYDVTAVVQLKVEGEALPEITDRLREVTGMTSVYEVTGDYDVIAVGKFRDTDGMNDRIKDLLADEEVRETNTSVVLNTVVENEQFRLDVSE; this is translated from the coding sequence ATGACGTACGAAAACCTCGACGCCAAGTTGATAAACGCCCTTCTGGGCGACGGGCGCGCCAGCCTCCGGAGTCTGGGGGAAGATCTGGACGTCTCCGTCACGACCGTCTCGAACCACCTCCAAGACTTGGAAGAAGACGGCGTGATCCGTGGCTACAGTCCCAGCGTCAACTACGACCGCCTCGGCTACGACGTGACGGCCGTGGTCCAGCTGAAGGTCGAGGGGGAGGCGCTCCCGGAGATCACCGACCGACTCCGCGAGGTCACCGGAATGACCTCCGTCTACGAGGTGACCGGTGACTACGACGTGATCGCGGTCGGGAAGTTCCGCGACACGGACGGCATGAACGACCGGATCAAGGACCTCCTGGCCGACGAGGAGGTACGAGAGACGAACACCTCCGTCGTGTTGAACACGGTCGTCGAGAACGAACAGTTCCGACTGGACGTGTCGGAGTGA
- a CDS encoding amidohydrolase translates to MDTLGVVGGRVLNPDGAVRRADVLVDREAGEILTVEGEAAADADERLDADGGLVIPGLVNAHCHMAMSLLRGYAAEKPLQAWLTEEVGPVEAVFDAEDVRAGTELALVELIRSGVTAVGDMYFETGAVADAVAQAGLRARLGFGVVTVTKDESGAQADVEESLRVAREFDGAADGRIRTAVMPHSLTSVGASYLEDAAERAREAGHSLHFHANETAGEVEPVVEEHGRRPLAYADDLGLLRDSYVAHAVHVDETEIELLADREVGVAHCPAANAKLASGIAPVQRLLDAGVTVGLGTDGPASNDDLDLFDEMRDAAMVGKLADGDATAVSAESVIEMATAGGARLLGFDDSGRIEPGANADLAVVDTDAPHLTPEHDPVSLLVYAARGSDVIHTIADGEVLMRDREVLPFDTAAVEERAAERAAAAVERAED, encoded by the coding sequence ATGGACACACTCGGAGTCGTCGGCGGTCGCGTGCTGAACCCGGACGGAGCGGTGCGGCGGGCGGACGTGCTCGTGGACCGCGAGGCCGGCGAGATTCTGACGGTCGAGGGTGAGGCCGCGGCGGACGCGGACGAACGGCTGGACGCCGACGGGGGGCTCGTGATCCCGGGGCTCGTCAACGCACACTGTCACATGGCGATGAGTCTGCTGCGGGGGTACGCCGCCGAGAAGCCGCTCCAGGCGTGGCTCACCGAGGAGGTCGGGCCGGTCGAGGCGGTGTTCGACGCCGAGGACGTGCGCGCCGGGACGGAGTTGGCGCTCGTAGAGCTGATCCGGTCGGGCGTCACCGCCGTCGGGGACATGTACTTCGAGACGGGGGCGGTCGCGGACGCGGTCGCACAGGCTGGGCTCCGCGCGAGACTCGGGTTCGGGGTCGTCACAGTCACCAAAGACGAGTCGGGCGCACAGGCGGACGTCGAGGAGTCGCTGCGGGTCGCCCGCGAGTTCGACGGCGCCGCGGACGGCCGGATCCGGACGGCCGTGATGCCACACTCGCTCACCTCCGTCGGAGCGTCGTACCTCGAAGACGCCGCCGAGCGTGCCCGCGAGGCGGGCCACTCGCTCCACTTCCACGCCAACGAGACCGCCGGCGAGGTGGAGCCGGTGGTCGAGGAACACGGACGACGACCCCTGGCGTACGCCGACGACCTGGGGCTCCTGCGGGACAGCTACGTCGCGCACGCCGTCCACGTCGACGAGACGGAGATCGAACTGTTGGCCGACCGCGAGGTCGGGGTCGCTCACTGTCCGGCCGCGAACGCGAAGCTGGCGTCCGGGATCGCCCCCGTCCAACGGCTGCTCGACGCCGGCGTGACGGTCGGACTCGGCACCGACGGCCCGGCCTCGAACGACGACCTAGACCTGTTCGACGAGATGCGCGACGCCGCGATGGTGGGGAAGCTCGCCGACGGCGACGCGACGGCCGTGTCCGCCGAGTCCGTGATCGAGATGGCGACGGCCGGCGGCGCGCGGCTCCTGGGGTTCGACGACTCCGGACGGATCGAGCCGGGGGCGAACGCGGACTTAGCGGTCGTCGACACGGACGCGCCACATCTCACGCCGGAACACGACCCAGTCTCGTTGCTGGTGTACGCCGCCCGCGGCAGCGACGTGATCCACACGATCGCTGACGGCGAGGTGTTGATGCGCGACCGGGAGGTGCTCCCGTTCGACACGGCGGCCGTCGAGGAACGAGCCGCCGAACGCGCCGCCGCGGCCGTGGAGCGTGCCGAGGACTGA